Proteins encoded by one window of Planktothrix tepida PCC 9214:
- a CDS encoding DUF1802 family protein: MNQLPIATAFCLPAPDIEALNQGRNILVMPRIFMNPGRLFALYPTDIEFNSLPLEQYYRPGFISIAQQSLAELNQNKVKIKVWAKCELCQTLDEPEELETLSKLTVWTAEALHKTLEQRGRIFLAYFRVYRLPQPLEIDPVSNSRFICLPASITVDESQAILDSNQFEHLYRKILNRQPPEHPELEELETAIAQFQTNPLSQEEQLGLNLLKANIHQFLGWKTSKPANLTDDSSLNWINEIAALGNRSKELDEGKSNYQAGTDFENIVKQSLEFLGFTIDYAHKGGAGGLDLFCSQPYPLVGECKAGRKIPNDTAVQLLNLGTLRLNDEKLLKDTTKLIIGPGEPTQQLNKAAKVHGMTIINPETLEKLVKLQAQYPGSVDLIELKNYLQKGQVDDRIDEYIKIVFNRLKLRSHIIQVVKKYLNNAQVSEATVSGIHGSYCANPPQPLSEWQLYEILIELSSPLAGYIGRKKAEDWRNDRFYFLRELTVDQT; encoded by the coding sequence ATGAATCAGCTACCTATAGCAACAGCTTTCTGTTTACCTGCGCCTGATATTGAAGCATTAAACCAAGGTCGAAATATCTTAGTAATGCCTCGAATATTTATGAACCCAGGGCGATTATTTGCCCTTTATCCGACGGATATTGAATTTAATTCCTTACCGTTAGAACAATATTATCGTCCCGGTTTTATTTCCATTGCTCAACAAAGTCTAGCAGAACTCAATCAAAATAAAGTTAAAATAAAAGTTTGGGCTAAATGTGAACTTTGTCAAACCTTGGATGAACCAGAAGAGTTAGAAACCTTATCAAAATTAACCGTTTGGACAGCAGAAGCCTTACACAAAACCCTAGAACAACGGGGTCGTATTTTTCTCGCTTATTTTCGCGTTTATCGACTTCCCCAACCCCTAGAAATTGATCCAGTTTCTAATAGTCGGTTTATTTGTCTTCCTGCTTCCATAACCGTTGATGAAAGTCAAGCAATTCTTGATTCTAATCAATTTGAACATCTATATCGAAAAATTCTCAACCGTCAACCGCCAGAACATCCTGAATTAGAAGAATTAGAAACTGCGATCGCCCAATTCCAAACTAACCCTTTATCTCAGGAAGAACAACTCGGTTTAAACCTTTTAAAAGCCAACATTCATCAATTCTTAGGCTGGAAAACTTCAAAACCTGCCAATTTAACCGATGATTCCAGCTTAAATTGGATTAATGAAATAGCAGCATTAGGAAACCGAAGCAAAGAACTAGATGAAGGGAAAAGTAACTATCAAGCTGGAACAGACTTTGAGAATATTGTCAAACAAAGCTTAGAATTTTTAGGTTTTACTATAGACTATGCTCATAAAGGAGGTGCAGGTGGATTAGACTTATTTTGTTCACAACCCTATCCCTTAGTAGGAGAATGTAAAGCTGGGAGAAAAATCCCCAATGATACCGCAGTTCAACTCTTAAATTTAGGAACACTGCGTTTAAATGATGAAAAACTGCTCAAAGACACCACTAAATTAATTATAGGCCCTGGTGAACCAACTCAACAACTGAACAAGGCAGCAAAAGTACATGGTATGACAATTATTAATCCTGAAACATTAGAAAAACTGGTTAAACTCCAAGCTCAATATCCCGGTTCAGTTGACTTAATTGAACTCAAAAACTATTTACAAAAAGGTCAAGTAGATGATAGAATAGATGAATATATTAAAATCGTGTTTAATCGTTTAAAATTGCGATCGCATATTATTCAAGTCGTTAAAAAATATCTGAATAATGCTCAAGTCAGCGAAGCAACCGTTTCAGGAATTCATGGAAGTTATTGTGCTAATCCGCCTCAACCCCTATCAGAATGGCAACTTTATGAAATCCTAATCGAACTGTCTTCCCCTCTAGCCGGATATATCGGACGAAAAAAAGCGGAAGACTGGCGAAATGATCGCTTTTACTTCCTAAGAGAACTCACAGTAGACCAAACCTGA